ATCGCCGCCAACCCGCTGGTCACCCTCAACCGGGCGATCGCCGTCTCGGAGGCGGACTCGCCCGAGGCGGCGCTCGCGATCGTCGACAGCCTCGCCGGCGCGCTCGAGGGCCACGACGCGTTCCATGCGACGCGCGCCGAGCTTCTGCGCCGGATCGGGCGCGCCGCCGAAGCCCTCGACGCGTACGACCGTGCGATCGCGCTGGCCGAGAACACCGGCGAGGTGACGCTTCTGGCCCGCCGTCGCGCGGAGCTGGCGGCATCCGTCTCCGCCTCGGCGTCCGATGCGCCCGCCCCGCCCGCCATGCAGACCCGCCCGGCCACCAGGCCCCGCACCCCAGGAGAACCCACATGACGCAGCAGTTTCTCGTGCTCCACCTGACCGACGCGACCGGATCCCCACTCCCGCAGGAGGAGGATCGCCGGATGCTGGACTCCTGGGCGCAGGAGGGCGACAAGGCCGGCGCGCTGGGGGCCGGAGCGCCGGTCGCGGGCCGGGACCAGGCCAAGTCCGTCGTCGTGCGCGACGGCCGCACGATCGTCACCGACGGGCCCTTCCCGGAGTTCAAGGAGTGGTTCGCCGGGTACGACCTCGTCACGGCGGAGACGATCGACGAGGCCGCGCAGCTGATGGCGCAGCATCCCACCGCCGTCGCAGGTCGCGTGCTGATCCTGCCGCTGGTGCGGCTGCCGTGGGAGCAGGACGGCTGACCCTCAGGTGCCGCCGTGCGGGGTGTCGGGCGTGATCACGGGCTCCATGACCGGGGGAGCGGCGGCGATATGCGAGATCTGGCGCCACACCAGCAGGAGCGTGAGCGCCGACCCGGCGAACGCGAACCACCACGGGGCGGTGAGCCCCCACACCTGCGCGATGAGGCCGCCGAGGAGCTGGCCGATGACGAGGCCGCCGAAGACGCCCACCATGTTCACCGACGCGATGCGCCCCTGCAGCTCCATCGGCACCAGGCGCTGGCGTGTCGTGGTCGAGATCGTGCCCCACACGAACGCGTAGGCGCCGAAGCCGAACATGATGACGAACGCGACGATGCTCGACGTCGTGAGGGCGAAGGCGAGGTGCATGAGCACCTCGAGCGACAGGCACACGCGCATGAGCGTCGCGAACGACACGTGGCGCTCCAGCCAGGAGAAGCAGCCGATCGCGACCAGGCCGCCGAGCGCGGACGCGGTCGTGAGAGCGCCGAAGCCGACGGCGCCCATGCCGAGGTGCTCGGTCGCATAGAGCACGAGGATGCTCCACGGCGCCGCCCACGTCACGTTGAACACGAGGATGATCAGCACGAGCGTGCGCACCGGCGGGTTTCCCCGCAGCCAGTGCAGACCCTCGCGGATCGCGTGCGCCGTGCCGGTCGGTGCGCTCTCGTCGTGCTCGGGCACCGGCGTGCGCGAGATGCGGGAGATCAGCACGACGGCCAGCAGCACGCACAGGATCTCGACCAGGAACGGCCAGAACGACCCGAGCGCGAACAGGAAGGCGCCCACGGGCGGCCCGGCGAGGTTGTTGCCCACGAGGTGCCCCGCCTGCATGCGGGCGTTGCCGATGCCGAGGTCGCCGGGGCGCACCAGCATCGGCATGAGTGTGGCGCCGGCGGAGTCGGCGAACACCTCGGCGATGCCGTACAGGAAGGCACTGGCGAGCACGATCCAGACGTTCGCCTGACCGGTCAGCAGGAAGGCGACCAGGGCGGCGACGACGAGGGCGCGCGATCCGTTCGCGATCATGACGAGCCGGCGCCGGTCGTGACGGTCGGCGACCGCGCCCGCGAGCAGGCCGAACAGCAGCCACGGCAGGAACTGCATCATGGCTCCGGCCGCCACGATCAGCGGTGACGACGTCATGGATGCCAGCAGGAGAGGAGCGGCAGCCAGCGAGATGCCGTCGCCCAGGTTGCTCGACCACGATGAGCCGAGGAGCCAGCGGAAGTCCCGTCCGAGGCGGCGAGGCGCGATGACGTCACCGAGGGAAGGCATCGGAGCAGTCTACGAACCGGCACCGACCCCGCGCTGCGGTCAGCGCGGGGTGGAGTCGCTCTTGTGGATGAACAGCGACTCGGTCTGCTCGATGTCGGCGCCCTTCGTCTCGGGCACGCGCCACGCGACGTAGATGAACGACAGCGCCGCGAACAGCGCGTACATGCCGTAGGTGAGTGGAAGCGACCACGACGACATCGCCGGGAACGAGATGGTGATGAGGAAGTTGGCGCCCCCAGCGCCTTGCCGCGGATGCGGCTCGGGAAGATCTCGCCGAGCAGCGCCCAGACCAGCGGGCCCCACGACGCGCCGAACCCGATCACGAACACGTTCGCCGCGATCAGCGCGATCGTGCCCCACGGCGCCGCCAGCGACACCGTCATCAGCACCGAACCGGTCAGCAGGATGGGTTTGCGCCCGACGCGGTCCACCAGGAACATCGCGATGGCAAGGATCGCAGGGGAGCGCGGGTACTACCTGTCCTTCGTCGGCAACGTCACCTTCAAGAACGCGCAGAACCTGAGGGACGCGCTGGCCGTCACGCCCCGCTCCGCCCGGCGGTCAGGACCGGTCGGCCTTGGCCGCCTTCGGCTTCTGCACGAACAGCGTCTCCGTCTTCTCCAGCTCCATGCCCTTGGTCTCCGGGATCTTCCACGCCACGTAGAGGAAAGAGAGTGCGGCGAACAGGGCGTACATGCCGTAGGTGAGCGGGAGCGACCACGTCGACATCGCCGGGAAGCTGACGGTGATGAGGAAGTTGGCGATCCACTGGGCGCCCGCCGCGACACCGAGCGCCTTCCCGCGGATGCGGCTGGGGAAGATCTCGCCCAGGAGAACCCAGACCAGCGGTCCCCAGGATGCGCCGAACCCGACGACGAAGAGGTTCGCCGCGATCAACGCGATCGTGCCCCACGGTGCCGGGAGCGAAACGTCCTCGCCGCTGCCCTGCGCGAAGGTGAAGGCGACGGCCATGGCCGCCAGCGACACCGTCATCAGCACCGAACCGGTCAGCAGGATGGGTTTGCGACCGACGCGGTCCACCAGGAAGATCGCGATCAGGGTGACCAGCACGTTCGTCACCGAGGTGATCACGCTGATCGTCAGAGAGTCGCTCTCGTCGAACCCGACCGCCTTCCAGAGCGTCGTCGAGTAGTAGAAGATCACGTTGATGCCCACGAACTGCTGGAACACCGACAGGATGATGCCGACCCACACGATGGACTGCAGGCCCATCACCGGCCCCCGCACCGACGCGTTCCGGTTCTTGCGGTCCGATTCGATCGCCCGGGTGAGCTCGCGCAGGGTCTGATCGAGGTCGACGGCCGGCACGAGCCGGGAGAAGATCTCGCGGGCCTCGTCGCCGCGGCCCTTCGCGATGAGGAACCGGGGGGACTCCGGCAGGGTGTAGGACAGGACGCCGTACACGGCAGAGGGCAGGACGCCCACCAGGAACATCCAGCGCCACGCCTCCATGCCCCACCACAGGGTCTCGGAGGCGCCGCCCGCCGTGTTGGCCAGCACCGCGTCGCTCATGAGCGCGCCGAAGATACCGAGCGTGATCGCGAGCTGCTGGAGGGAGGCGAGACTGCCCCGGATCTGGCGAGGCGCGATCTCGGCGATGTAGGCCGGCGCGACCACCGAGGCGATGCCGATGCCGAGACCGCTCATCACGCGCCAGACGACGAGGTCCGGGACGCTGAAGGTGAGTGCCGTCCCGACGGAGGAGACGAAGAACATGACCGCGCCCAGGCGCATGACCTTCAGGCGCCCCCAGCGGTCGGACAGCGAGCCGGCGATCAATGCCCCGGCCGCGCAGCCGAGGAGGGCGACGGCGACGACGAAGCCGGTCAGGAAGGCGTTCAGCTCGTACGTTCCCTGGATGGAGTCGACCGCGCCATTGATGACGGACGAGTCGAATCCGAAGAGGAAACCGCCAACCGCCGCGGCGACCGAGAGGCCAATGGCGCGGCGTCCGTACGGGCCCTTCATCGAGAAGGAGCCGGTGGGAACAGAATCGCTTGTGCTCACGGTGCCTCACCCTAGACCCGCTCCGCATGCCGCGGACAGGATTGACCGTCGCGCTCGTTACAGTTAAGGAATGACCGTGCACCTGCTCGGCGCGGCCGAAATCCGCGCGCTCGCCGCCGACCTCGACGTCACCCCCACGAAGAAGCTGGGACAGAACTTCGTCGTCGACGCCAATACGGTACGGAAGATCGTGCAGGTCGCCGGCGTCTCCGCGGGCGAGCACGTCGTGGAGGTGGGCCCGGGACTCGGCTCCCTGACCCTCGCCATCCTGGAGACCGGCGCGAGCGTCGTCGCGGTGGAGATCGATCACCGCCTGGCCGAGCGACTGCCCGCCACGGCGCGGGCACACGGCGTGCGGGACGGGATGCTGCGGGTCATGGACGCGGACGCGCTGCGGGTGAGCGAACTGCCGGGCGACCCGACGGTGCTCGTGGCGAATCTGCCCTACAACGTGTCGGTCCCCGTGCTGCTGCACTTCCTGGAGAACTTCGACCACCTGCAGCGCGGCGTCGTCATGGTGCAGGCCGAGGTGGGGGAGCGGCTGGCCGCCCCGCCCGGATCGAAGGTGTACGGCGCCCCGAGCGTCAAAGCCGCCTGGTACGGCGCCTGGCGCCTGGCCGGGACCGTGTCCCGGCAGGTGTTCTGGCCCGTCCCGAACGTGGACAGCGTCCTCGTGGGGTTCCAGCGGGCGGCGGAGCCCCGCGGCGACGAGCAGGAGCGGCTGCGCACGTTCCGCCTGGTCGACGCCGCCTTCCAGCAGCGCCGCAAGATGCTCCGGCAGGCGCTCTCGGCGGAACTGGGCGGTTCGGCCGCGGCAGCGTCCGCGGTCCTCGAAGCGGCCGGCGTCGACCCGACCGAGCGCGGCGAACAGCTGACGGTGGACGACTTCCAGCGCATCGCACGCGCGTCCTGAGGGTCGTCGGCACACGTTCGTTCCGACACGTTCACATCCCGTTCATCGGGCATTCCCAGGCCGGTACGAAACCCGCCGGTAACATTTTCTCCCGGACGCGCCGACCCGACGAGCGCGAGCGAGGAGTCGCAGCCCATGCGCAGGGGAGAGTATCCCGCCGCCGAAAGAGTGCTTCTTCATCTGAGCGACACGCATCTGCGTGCACCAGGACGAATGCTGTTCGACCGGATGGACGGCGCTCGCATGCTCGGGCGGGCCCTGGACGGGATCGAGGCGAGCGGCATCCTCCCCGACGGCATCGTGTTCACCGGCGATCTGGTGGATCTCGGTGAGCCGGAGGCCTACCGCACCCTGCGCGCCCTCGTCGAGCCGTTCGCGGAGCGTCTGGGCGCTCCCGTGTTCTGGGTCATGGGGAATCACGACGACCGCGGCGCCTTCCGCACCCACCTCCTCGACGACGTCGCCGACCTCAGCCCGATCGACCGGGTGGACGAGCTGGACG
The sequence above is a segment of the Microbacterium caowuchunii genome. Coding sequences within it:
- a CDS encoding YciI family protein: MTQQFLVLHLTDATGSPLPQEEDRRMLDSWAQEGDKAGALGAGAPVAGRDQAKSVVVRDGRTIVTDGPFPEFKEWFAGYDLVTAETIDEAAQLMAQHPTAVAGRVLILPLVRLPWEQDG
- a CDS encoding MFS transporter — encoded protein: MPSLGDVIAPRRLGRDFRWLLGSSWSSNLGDGISLAAAPLLLASMTSSPLIVAAGAMMQFLPWLLFGLLAGAVADRHDRRRLVMIANGSRALVVAALVAFLLTGQANVWIVLASAFLYGIAEVFADSAGATLMPMLVRPGDLGIGNARMQAGHLVGNNLAGPPVGAFLFALGSFWPFLVEILCVLLAVVLISRISRTPVPEHDESAPTGTAHAIREGLHWLRGNPPVRTLVLIILVFNVTWAAPWSILVLYATEHLGMGAVGFGALTTASALGGLVAIGCFSWLERHVSFATLMRVCLSLEVLMHLAFALTTSSIVAFVIMFGFGAYAFVWGTISTTTRQRLVPMELQGRIASVNMVGVFGGLVIGQLLGGLIAQVWGLTAPWWFAFAGSALTLLLVWRQISHIAAAPPVMEPVITPDTPHGGT
- a CDS encoding sugar porter family MFS transporter produces the protein MKGPYGRRAIGLSVAAAVGGFLFGFDSSVINGAVDSIQGTYELNAFLTGFVVAVALLGCAAGALIAGSLSDRWGRLKVMRLGAVMFFVSSVGTALTFSVPDLVVWRVMSGLGIGIASVVAPAYIAEIAPRQIRGSLASLQQLAITLGIFGALMSDAVLANTAGGASETLWWGMEAWRWMFLVGVLPSAVYGVLSYTLPESPRFLIAKGRGDEAREIFSRLVPAVDLDQTLRELTRAIESDRKNRNASVRGPVMGLQSIVWVGIILSVFQQFVGINVIFYYSTTLWKAVGFDESDSLTISVITSVTNVLVTLIAIFLVDRVGRKPILLTGSVLMTVSLAAMAVAFTFAQGSGEDVSLPAPWGTIALIAANLFVVGFGASWGPLVWVLLGEIFPSRIRGKALGVAAGAQWIANFLITVSFPAMSTWSLPLTYGMYALFAALSFLYVAWKIPETKGMELEKTETLFVQKPKAAKADRS
- the rsmA gene encoding 16S rRNA (adenine(1518)-N(6)/adenine(1519)-N(6))-dimethyltransferase RsmA, with amino-acid sequence MTVHLLGAAEIRALAADLDVTPTKKLGQNFVVDANTVRKIVQVAGVSAGEHVVEVGPGLGSLTLAILETGASVVAVEIDHRLAERLPATARAHGVRDGMLRVMDADALRVSELPGDPTVLVANLPYNVSVPVLLHFLENFDHLQRGVVMVQAEVGERLAAPPGSKVYGAPSVKAAWYGAWRLAGTVSRQVFWPVPNVDSVLVGFQRAAEPRGDEQERLRTFRLVDAAFQQRRKMLRQALSAELGGSAAAASAVLEAAGVDPTERGEQLTVDDFQRIARAS